A single genomic interval of Streptomyces sp. BA2 harbors:
- a CDS encoding zinc-binding dehydrogenase, translating into MVRAAVLPAVGSPLEITEIDLPEPGPGQVRVRLAAAGVCHSDLSLTNGTMRVPVPAVLGHEGAGTVVSVGEGVTHVVPGDGVVLNWAPSCGSCHACSLGEVWLCVNALAGAADVYARRASDGADLHPGLNVAAFAEETVVAGNCVLPAPDGVPLTDAALLGCAVLTGYGAVHHSAKVREGETVAVYGVGGVGLATLQAARIAGASKIIAVDVSQEKEELARSAGATEYVVASETTAKDIRKLTGGQGVDVAVECVGRAVTIRTAWESTRRGGRTTVVGIGGKDQQVTFNALEIFHWGRTLSGCVYGNSDPAVDLPVLADHIREGRFDLGVLVTDRIGLEGIPAAFENMVAGKGGRALVVF; encoded by the coding sequence GTGGTCCGCGCCGCTGTTCTGCCCGCCGTCGGTTCTCCCCTGGAGATCACCGAGATCGACCTGCCCGAGCCGGGCCCCGGCCAGGTGCGGGTGCGCCTCGCCGCCGCCGGGGTCTGCCACTCCGACCTGTCCCTGACCAACGGCACGATGCGGGTGCCGGTGCCCGCCGTGCTCGGGCACGAGGGTGCGGGGACGGTCGTATCCGTGGGCGAGGGGGTCACGCATGTCGTGCCGGGCGACGGAGTCGTCCTCAACTGGGCTCCCTCCTGCGGCAGTTGTCACGCCTGCTCGCTCGGCGAGGTGTGGCTGTGCGTGAACGCCCTTGCCGGTGCGGCCGACGTGTACGCACGCCGCGCCTCGGACGGCGCGGACCTCCACCCCGGCCTGAACGTCGCCGCGTTCGCCGAGGAGACGGTGGTCGCGGGCAACTGCGTGCTGCCCGCCCCGGACGGCGTCCCGCTGACGGACGCGGCGCTCCTCGGCTGCGCCGTACTCACCGGGTACGGCGCCGTGCACCACTCCGCGAAGGTCCGCGAGGGCGAGACGGTAGCGGTCTACGGGGTCGGGGGAGTGGGCCTCGCCACGCTCCAGGCGGCACGGATCGCCGGTGCCTCGAAGATCATCGCGGTCGATGTGTCGCAGGAGAAGGAGGAGTTGGCGCGGTCGGCGGGAGCGACCGAGTACGTGGTCGCCTCCGAGACGACGGCGAAGGACATCCGCAAGCTGACGGGTGGCCAGGGCGTGGACGTGGCGGTGGAGTGCGTGGGGCGTGCGGTGACGATCCGTACGGCCTGGGAGTCGACGCGGCGCGGCGGGCGTACGACGGTGGTCGGCATCGGCGGCAAGGACCAGCAGGTCACCTTCAACGCTCTGGAGATCTTCCACTGGGGGCGGACGCTTTCGGGCTGCGTGTACGGGAACTCCGACCCTGCGGTGGACTTGCCGGTCCTGGCTGACCACATCCGGGAGGGGCGTTTTGACCTGGGGGTCCTTGTGACGGATCGGATCGGTCTTGAAGGGATTCCCGCGGCCTTCGAGAACATGGTCGCGGGGAAGGGTGGGCGAGCGCTGGTGGTGTTCTAG
- a CDS encoding aldehyde dehydrogenase family protein: MKAHDGIYIGGAWRPAVGTDTITVLNPADEQPVGQVPAGTAQDIDAAVRAAREAFPAWAATPPAERGALIGALRDQLVARKDEIAETVTAELGSPLPFSQMVHAGVPILVAGSYADLAATYAFEEKIGNSTVYMEPVGVVGAITPWNYPLHQIVNKVAPALAAGCTVVLKPAEDTPLTAQLFAEAVHEAGIPAGVFNLVTGLGPVAGQALAEHEGVDLVSFTGSTAVGKQIGATAGAAVKRVALELGGKSANVILPSADLTKAVNVGVANVMSNSGQTCSAWTRMLVDSARYDEAVELAAAAAAKYGSRIGPVVNAKQQARVRGYIDKGVEEGARVVAGGSEAPREQGYFVQPTVFADVTPEMTIAQEEIFGPVVSIIRYEDEDEALRIANGTVYGLAGAVWAADDAEAIAFARRMDTGQVDINGGSFNPLAPFGGYKQSGVGRELGPHGLTEYLQTKSLQF, from the coding sequence ATGAAGGCCCACGACGGCATCTACATCGGCGGCGCCTGGCGGCCCGCCGTCGGCACGGACACGATCACGGTCCTGAACCCGGCCGACGAGCAGCCGGTCGGCCAGGTCCCCGCCGGCACGGCGCAGGACATCGACGCGGCGGTGCGCGCGGCCCGCGAGGCCTTCCCCGCCTGGGCGGCGACCCCGCCCGCCGAGCGCGGCGCGCTCATCGGGGCACTCCGTGACCAGCTGGTCGCCCGCAAGGATGAGATCGCCGAGACGGTGACGGCGGAGCTCGGCTCCCCGCTCCCGTTCTCGCAGATGGTGCACGCGGGCGTGCCGATCCTGGTCGCCGGTTCGTATGCCGATCTCGCGGCGACGTACGCCTTCGAGGAGAAGATCGGCAACTCCACCGTCTACATGGAGCCGGTCGGCGTGGTCGGCGCGATCACGCCCTGGAACTATCCCCTCCACCAGATCGTCAACAAGGTGGCCCCCGCGCTCGCCGCGGGCTGCACGGTGGTCCTGAAGCCGGCGGAGGACACTCCGCTCACCGCTCAGCTCTTCGCGGAGGCCGTACACGAGGCGGGCATCCCCGCCGGTGTCTTCAACCTGGTCACGGGCCTCGGTCCGGTCGCGGGACAGGCTCTCGCCGAGCACGAGGGCGTCGACCTGGTCTCCTTCACCGGCTCGACGGCGGTCGGCAAGCAGATCGGCGCTACCGCGGGCGCCGCGGTCAAGCGCGTCGCCCTGGAGCTCGGCGGCAAGTCCGCCAACGTCATCCTGCCCAGCGCCGACCTGACCAAGGCGGTCAACGTGGGCGTCGCGAACGTCATGTCCAACTCCGGCCAGACGTGCAGCGCGTGGACCCGCATGCTGGTGGACTCCGCGCGGTACGACGAGGCGGTGGAGCTCGCGGCGGCGGCCGCGGCCAAGTACGGCTCCCGCATCGGCCCCGTCGTCAACGCCAAGCAGCAGGCGCGCGTGCGGGGTTACATCGACAAGGGCGTCGAGGAAGGCGCGCGCGTGGTGGCCGGCGGCTCCGAAGCACCGCGCGAGCAGGGCTACTTCGTCCAGCCGACGGTCTTCGCCGACGTCACCCCGGAGATGACGATCGCCCAGGAGGAGATCTTCGGTCCGGTCGTCTCGATCATCAGGTACGAGGACGAGGACGAGGCCCTGCGGATCGCGAACGGGACCGTGTACGGGCTCGCGGGCGCGGTCTGGGCGGCCGACGACGCGGAGGCGATCGCGTTCGCCCGCCGCATGGACACGGGTCAGGTCGACATCAACGGCGGCAGCTTCAACCCCCTTGCCCCGTTCGGCGGTTACAAGCAGTCGGGGGTGGGGCGCGAGCTGGGCCCGCACGGGCTCACCGAGTACCTCCAGACGAAGTCCCTCCAGTTCTGA
- a CDS encoding S8 family peptidase, giving the protein MAMLRSKKTVIAAAISTATAATLFGAVTALPAQAAPAEGTVIGAGSADAVKGSYIVTLKKNSGFKAASAQGKGLISEYGGSVKKTFKSALDGYTVELSAGEARRLAADPAVASVEQNRTVRADATQSNAPWGLDRIDQTSLPLSGTYTYPDTAGSGVTAYVIDTGVRISHSEISGRAVNGYDAVDRDNTAQDGNGHGTHVATTIAGKTYGVAKKAKIVAVRVLDNNGSGTTAGVIAGIDWVTSNHAAGAPAVANMSLGGGASTSLDNAVKNSIADGVSYAVAAGNEGVNASSSSPARVPAAITVGATSNTDAKASWSNYGSVLDIFAPGVSIKAGWHTGDTATNTISGTSMATPHVAGAAAVYLAGHSSATPAQVSSALVNGATSGKVTSPGSGSPNRLLKIVP; this is encoded by the coding sequence ATGGCAATGCTGCGCAGCAAGAAAACAGTGATCGCCGCGGCGATCTCGACCGCCACCGCCGCCACTCTGTTCGGTGCGGTCACCGCCCTTCCGGCCCAGGCCGCTCCCGCCGAAGGCACCGTGATCGGGGCCGGCTCGGCCGACGCCGTCAAGGGCAGCTACATCGTCACGCTGAAGAAGAACTCGGGCTTCAAGGCCGCATCGGCCCAGGGCAAGGGTCTGATATCCGAGTACGGCGGGTCGGTGAAGAAGACCTTCAAGTCCGCGCTCGACGGATACACCGTCGAGCTGAGCGCGGGTGAGGCGAGACGCCTCGCCGCGGATCCCGCGGTCGCCTCGGTCGAGCAGAACCGGACCGTCCGGGCGGACGCGACCCAGAGCAACGCGCCTTGGGGCCTGGACCGCATCGACCAGACGAGCCTGCCACTGTCCGGCACCTACACCTACCCGGACACCGCGGGCTCGGGCGTCACCGCGTACGTGATCGACACCGGCGTACGCATCTCGCACTCCGAGATCAGCGGGCGCGCGGTGAACGGCTATGACGCGGTCGACCGCGACAACACCGCCCAGGACGGCAACGGCCACGGCACGCACGTGGCCACCACCATCGCGGGCAAGACGTACGGCGTCGCCAAGAAGGCCAAGATCGTGGCCGTCCGCGTGCTCGACAACAACGGCTCCGGCACGACCGCCGGTGTCATCGCGGGCATCGACTGGGTGACGAGCAACCACGCGGCAGGCGCCCCCGCCGTGGCCAACATGTCGCTCGGCGGCGGCGCCTCCACCTCGCTGGACAACGCGGTGAAGAACTCCATCGCCGACGGCGTCAGCTACGCGGTCGCCGCGGGCAACGAGGGCGTCAACGCCTCCTCGTCGTCCCCGGCGCGGGTCCCCGCGGCCATCACGGTGGGCGCCACCAGCAACACGGACGCCAAGGCCAGCTGGTCCAACTACGGCTCGGTCCTTGACATCTTCGCGCCCGGCGTCTCGATCAAGGCGGGCTGGCACACCGGCGACACGGCCACGAACACCATCTCCGGTACGTCGATGGCCACTCCGCATGTCGCGGGTGCGGCGGCGGTGTACTTGGCGGGCCACTCCTCGGCCACGCCTGCCCAGGTCTCCTCGGCCCTGGTGAACGGAGCCACCTCGGGCAAGGTCACGAGCCCGGGCAGCGGCTCGCCGAACAGGCTGCTCAAGATCGTCCCGTAG
- a CDS encoding MFS transporter has translation MPSTPGRAWLLRLVIAFSFAQGAVSMARPAVSYRALSLGADERAIGVIAGVYALLPLFAAVPLGRRTDHGRCAPLLPVGVVLIAGGCALSGTAGSLGALAAWSGVMGLGHLCFVIGAQSIVARQSAPDEQDRNFGHFTIGASLGQLIGPIAAGSLIGGDMGRTSAIALLVSGAVAAVSLTSLWRIEHARPAGASPKRGDKVPVFGILRTRGVPAGIFISLAVLSATDILTAYLPVVGEHRGIAPATVGVLLSLRAAATIACRLVMTPLINLLGRTALIVVTCLLAAVLCAGVALPVPVWGLAVMLVLLGFCLGVGQPLSMTTVVQAAPEGARSTALALRLTGNRLGQVAAPAGAGLIAGVAGVAAPFVMLGGLLLVAAGLGLRRSPAGPQPPDGLGKARPAIEDELGGAGDGRCTDPGSRAATGRS, from the coding sequence ATGCCATCGACACCGGGCCGTGCCTGGTTGCTGCGCCTCGTCATCGCCTTCAGCTTCGCGCAGGGGGCGGTGTCGATGGCGCGTCCTGCCGTCTCCTACCGGGCCCTCTCGCTGGGCGCCGACGAGCGGGCGATCGGCGTCATCGCGGGTGTCTACGCGCTACTTCCGCTCTTCGCGGCCGTGCCGCTCGGGCGCAGGACGGACCACGGGCGGTGCGCGCCGCTGCTTCCGGTCGGCGTCGTCCTGATCGCCGGAGGGTGCGCGCTCAGCGGCACGGCGGGGTCGCTCGGCGCGCTCGCCGCCTGGAGCGGCGTGATGGGCCTCGGCCACCTCTGCTTCGTGATCGGCGCCCAGTCGATCGTCGCCCGGCAGTCCGCCCCCGACGAACAGGACCGCAACTTCGGGCACTTCACGATCGGTGCCTCGCTCGGGCAGCTGATCGGGCCGATCGCCGCGGGCTCCCTCATCGGCGGGGACATGGGCCGCACGAGCGCCATCGCCCTGCTCGTCTCCGGAGCGGTCGCGGCGGTCTCGCTCACCTCGCTGTGGCGCATCGAGCACGCCCGCCCCGCCGGTGCCTCGCCGAAGCGGGGCGACAAGGTGCCGGTGTTCGGCATCCTGCGCACCCGCGGTGTCCCCGCGGGGATCTTCATCAGCCTCGCGGTGCTCTCCGCCACGGACATCCTCACGGCCTATCTGCCGGTGGTCGGCGAGCACCGGGGCATCGCGCCCGCGACGGTCGGCGTGCTCCTCTCGCTGCGGGCCGCCGCGACGATCGCCTGCCGGCTCGTGATGACACCGCTGATCAATCTGCTCGGGCGTACGGCGCTGATCGTCGTCACGTGTCTGCTGGCCGCCGTGCTGTGCGCGGGAGTTGCGCTGCCGGTGCCTGTGTGGGGGCTCGCGGTGATGCTGGTGCTGCTGGGCTTCTGTCTGGGAGTCGGGCAGCCGCTGTCGATGACGACTGTGGTGCAGGCGGCGCCGGAGGGTGCCCGTTCTACCGCGCTTGCGCTTCGGCTTACGGGAAATCGGCTTGGCCAGGTCGCCGCGCCTGCCGGGGCGGGGCTCATCGCGGGGGTGGCGGGGGTCGCCGCGCCGTTCGTGATGCTGGGCGGGCTGTTGCTGGTGGCGGCTGGGCTGGGGCTGAGGCGGAGCCCTGCGGGGCCTCAACCGCCGGACGGGCTGGGAAAAGCCCGTCCGGCGATTGAGGACGAACTCGGCGGAGCCGGTGATGGACGGTGCACCGACCCCGGGTCACGGGCTGCTACGGGACGATCTTGA